The sequence TTTCTTTTATTCTTCTTTAATGTTTGCAGTCCCTCTGGCAAAAATTTGGATTCATTACTTACTTTTGTAGATGGAGATGGATCTCCAAGAATTGTTGTCGCTTCACCCACAATGGGTGAAAAAAACTTACCTAGAAATGTAAGTATTTCGGTTCTGTTCTCAGTACCAATGAACATTAATTCTTGCGTTCAAAGTTTTTCTATAGCACCAAATACTTTAGGTTTCTTTGATCTTTCCGATTTAACATTAAAGTTTACGCCGAGTTCTTTATTAGCTTTTGGTTCATATACTTATACCATTACCAAAAATTGTGAATCGAAAGAAGGTACTGATTTAAAAGATGTTTTTTCTGCCAATTTCTCGGTCGGTGAAGCTGTTAATGCGGGAAGCAACCCACAAATAACTGGAGTTTTTGTTTCTGCAGGCACAGTAGCTGATTGTAATGCAGGGATAGCGAATCGGGTCAACGTTCTAAGTTCAGATTATATAAATGTTTGTATGGGTAGTCCTACCACGAATGAAATCGAAGTTGTTTTTGATAGGGCTATGGATCCTAGTTCAGTAATTTCTGCAATTCAGATATCACCAAATATTTCTGCTAATTTTGTTTGGCCTTCTGCAAACCATCTGAGAATTGTCCCTGATAGGCCGCTAAATGGGAACATTCGGTATTCCGTTACAGTCTCTGCAGCTGCAGCAGATACTTTGGGTAGTCGTCTTCTTTCGCCAGTTTTTAAAAGTTTCCTTGTTGGTTCTGAAAATCTTGTGCCAACAGCAACTAGCATAACAATCGCTAACGGAACTTTGGCTGATTGTCTTTCAGGAATAGGCACCATTACCAATATTCTTGTCACTTCAGTTACTAACGGCTGTTTAGGTAACCCAACTGTAAATCCAATTGTAATCGATTTTGATAGACCGATGAATCGATCTATAACAGAATCAGCAATTTCTATTTCTCCGTCCTTAACAGGAACATTTCTTTGGTCTATGGCTGATGCAAGGGTTACTTTTACTCCAGATGCAAAACTGGTTTATGGAACACGTTACACTTTGACAGTTAATAAGAATGCGA is a genomic window of Leptospira noumeaensis containing:
- a CDS encoding Ig-like domain-containing protein, with product MKLVGCNLFLLFFFNVCSPSGKNLDSLLTFVDGDGSPRIVVASPTMGEKNLPRNVSISVLFSVPMNINSCVQSFSIAPNTLGFFDLSDLTLKFTPSSLLAFGSYTYTITKNCESKEGTDLKDVFSANFSVGEAVNAGSNPQITGVFVSAGTVADCNAGIANRVNVLSSDYINVCMGSPTTNEIEVVFDRAMDPSSVISAIQISPNISANFVWPSANHLRIVPDRPLNGNIRYSVTVSAAAADTLGSRLLSPVFKSFLVGSENLVPTATSITIANGTLADCLSGIGTITNILVTSVTNGCLGNPTVNPIVIDFDRPMNRSITESAISISPSLTGTFLWSMADARVTFTPDAKLVYGTRYTLTVNKNAISANEINVSQNISYSFIAGGAIGDAPVVQSIGVVSQGCSNTFPGTGSVTGGNWLMPQCFWDNSLPMLGPTSYYFRSGDDGNGDFNIPDACADVNTDNFKLIFSKYMDTNTTLNAVRLRRMSPPSTIVQLSSWVWRDCQATFPFGCRVLELAFAEQEASCNDSLFGNALTSGDFNLMRSDNAPAGFPFYMITVDTSAKDTMGASLQSNFNFTMEAK